TACATTGTCTTCTTTGCATTCAATTCTTTCATCacaattttatataataatttaataaactttgaaggcaaaaaaataaaagaaataagctTCTGCACACAAGAATCACATCCGCTAAAAACCAATCATTGTAGGTTTAATACATTACaatatcaaaaaatcaaaaaaaaaaaaacttataccaTAACCTCTATTCTACACACACACTCTAAAAATGGAGTTCAACTGGGGTGGTTGAGCCTCCTCCTCACTCGCTCACTCACTTCTATGCTTCTAAAACCTCCCCCTTTTCCATTTAGGGGTAATATTGTAAATATCAGCAACTCGCCGATGTATAATTACACTCTgtaagaaaaaatatatatatatatgttctgtGCATGATTTTGGCATATTTGAAGGCCAAATAATTATGAGGGGGAATACTAGCCATATTCGAAACCCTCCAAAAATGAAGAAACAAAAAACAATGCATGTCAACTAGTAAAATGTAAATCCTTGATCTACTTGTGGTTGTTCTGGAATGTACCGGAACATTCCAGATTTTGATGCAGATCTTGATGTTGATCAAACctttttgtttaaaaaatcaGGCTGATATGATATGAGATGCAAAATCCTATGAAAAAACTCTACATTACATGGGAATAATCAAATCAAAGGCAATGGAGAAGAGCCCTTTTGCAAGGTGGAGGTTGTGAAGTTCTGATTCCTGGCTTTGGTGGTGGTGTTGATTCCATTCCAAGTGTTTTTAGTAGGAAGTTCCTTTcctgaaaaaaaaaaatgtataaacaTAAATTTGTACTTCAAAGTCATAAAAAATGCTAAGGTAGTGTTCTGTATGGAGTAATCAAAGAGGGAATGGaagattccattccattccattccttttgtgattccattccatcTTAGCAAGAGAGCTTACACTTTCTGAAAACTGTGGGCTTGGAATTCCTGCTGCCATTGATCTAAACAATGGAGTTACTTGAAGTGGGGAATTGAATTGTGAATTTGGCAAGGGACATATGCCTCCAACATCATTCTCACATTCATCACAAGAAGCTAAAACATCTGTGTAAACATAGGTTTCTTGTTAGGGGTAAAAAAGGTAACTCACACCAAATCTTCACCCTGTATAGCAAAATTTACCTAGGTTTGTTGTTGAATCAGGTGTTATTATATTTTTACCACAAATTTTCTCAATCACTTGGGAGAGAGCAGTTGACCCTGTACTGTACTCTGAGCTTTCTGGGGATCCCTGATATAAATCAGGTTGTCTGCACAGCACAAATGAACatgataaaatattaaatattatcagGTGAATTTCCAATTATGCCCTCATGAGTTATGCCTACTACCTCCATGATTGTTGGCTGCCTTCATCACAACTTCTTATGTCCATATCAGACATGCTATTGTTAACTCCAACCACATCACTTTCtttggttttctttaaaaaatcTTCAACAGCCTGAAAATAAATAGTATTTGATTAAATGTAAGATTTTCACATACGTTTTTCAACAAGAAACAAGAACAATATAGtcatcataaaaaaaaatatattattcacCTTGCAAGCTTTTTCATAACTTTCCTCTGTTTTCTCCAGAGTAACTTTGAGTGCAAGTGAACTGAGAAGTTCTGCCTGTTGTAGCAATGCAATAATCTTCGGGTCATCTTTCTTCAGAAATGTTCCTTCAAGAATCATACCATTAGTTTCTTTTTATCAATTTCGAACAcattttattaatttcattatCCAATCAAAGCATTCGAATTTCAACAACTTGAGTTTTTATTATCGAAGaaattgtttctttttttttttcttcattcgGTTTTGTATGGTTAAAGTGCTCTGAATGGATAAACCAATATTTTTTTCTGAACAGTTTGAGTGTgaaaaaaatgaccattttaacctTCGGTTTTAAAGTGATGCTGGTTAATAAATGATTGATAAAATGCAACAAAACCCGattgttcttgaagaagaaaagaagacaAGTGGGTTTGAAtaggtttaaaaaaaaaagagtttggTTCAATGGATAAAGAATGAGGTTTAATGGATAAAGATATCCTCAATTCAGTCAACCCAATCAAGCTCATTGTTTATagcaagtcaaaaagaaacaccaCTATATATCTGTCCAGATTAAGTCATGTCCCCATCAAGTTAAAAAGAAACAAACAACACATACGAATCCTTTGTGCATTTTGTTTCTGATTTAACTCTCCACCCACCATCATACAAACAACAACTTCAAGATTCCATTTTTATGGTGTATTACCATCTTTTGAGACCTCTTCACTTTTGGGATGAACCTGTGTTGTCAAGGTGTTGATGTTATGGCTCTCTTCTGTTGTATCAGGAATATGTTTCCTCCTAaatcaaaatacatatacatacattaaTGTAAGAATTAGAATTTGATTTTAATATTTCATACCAAAAATCTAAATCCAAAAATACCTCATTTTGGAAAGAGGCATTGAAGGTTCTAGAACTCTGTCTTCATTTTGTCCATTCTGAAATCTGgtccttttgttgtttggtgtgATGTAACAAGTGTTGTTCTCTTTTGCCATTGCTTCATTCTTTGCTCTCTTCTTACACAATGTCGAAAACCGATTCTTGACAGCATTAtccgttcttttttttttttttaaataaaaaaattatagtcTTGTTAGttattttttcaataaaaaattaGCAAATCAAAAATCATATATAGAAGAGAAGAACATCATTTACCTGCCTGAAACGACTTTTGCTATTTCAGTCCATCTGTTACCAAAAATCTTTTGAGCCTCACATAAAAGCATGTCTTCCTCTTGTGACCATCCTCCTTTCTTGAAATCAGAATTCAAATAAGTGAACCATCTGTGTTTTATAACATTTATCCAAAATCAAGAGTTAGTAGCAATAAAGGAAGTTTTGGATCTTAAAAAATATAAGATTAAGTAAAGATACATGTTAAGTTTTCCTTATGGTTACCTTCTTCTACATTGCCTTGTAGTTTTATCCTTAAACTTTGATGCAACAATAGCCCAACTGAAAATTACAGTATTGACACCCATCAATCTTATGAATCCAATAAGAAATAGCTTTTTCAAATATGAGATTTGAAGAAAGGAAATCATACTTGTCGATTCCATGGATACCGATTTGTTCCCTTAATATATCATCTTCCTGAAGAAATACAAACAATGGAGATATTGAGCAAGATGATGATTATAAGAGAAAGATGAGTTGTTATTTGAGTGATCATATTCATAATGAACCTCTTGAGACCAAGAAACTATATGCCTCTCTTTCTGCTTCTGAGCTTCACCATCACCACTACTGTTGTTGTTATTAGAACTACTAGTAGAATCACAGGCTTTCTTCTTCATATTCTGCATCCTTCACCAACAAAACCGCTCTCTCCTTTATCCCAAAAACCTAGCTCTCGCATGCTATGGTAAAGGAACTCTTTTTGCGTTTATATGTGGGTGGATTTTGTTATTTGTGTTTATAtaaagaagtaaataaaagatAAGCAAAAGGAACCCCAAATTTCCCTCTTTTTAGGGAGAAAACTTTACAGGCTACTGTTTACTTCAAACGGAACACCacatgtacacacacacacatggagCAAAACGTCATACGTCGCATTTGCCTTGGATTCCAACCTTTTGTAttgaatcaaaaatcaaaaatcagcCGCCTTTGATGCCCTAAAACCATACAAACAGAATCCAAATAAATGAGAACGAGAAAGTTGAAACTGAAAACAGATTATTGATTAAACTTCACAGCTATAAGAAGCGAAATCAAACACGGATTGGAttatggattaaggattataTTGAAATCATATATACTACTACCTTTTGGTATCGTATATATCGCGAGAATCGAGAAAGAGGAGTCTCCGTAGATCTGAGGGAGTTTGCGGTTGATCTGGAAGTATAATACAAGTTAATACGATCGAATGAGGGCGGAGAAACTGTGGATATTGAAATTTATTTTGGAAGAAATGGAAAATATACCTGTAAATCGGTGTTTCGCTCTCTAAGAAAAGGTGTGGGTGGTGGGGCTTGAGAGCGCGGGCATGAGGAGGAGTTTGAAAAAACTGACGCTGAAATCCACGAAGGAGAGAGAAAATGTAATGTAATCTAATCAATTGAAATTCAGTAAAATCAACATTATTAATGGTGTGGTTATTGATTTTTACGCTCCgggatgatgatgatgctgatgatGATGGGCCGGCGGTGGTGGTAGGGGTAGGGGTTTTGATTTCGCTGTCACTTTCCCTTTCTCTTCCATGTGATCTCTGTAaatgttaatttttttaaatacagtatataccttttttttttttttttttcaaatatgtaAATAACTTCCACTCATTAATGTATGAACAATCGATTCAATCTAAACATATTacattttatcatatttttgtctTTCATGCTTATCAgtttatttattgatttatttatttttagaaccACACATTAATAGCGGTGTAAGCGAACCTGTTTTTGGAATCGGAACCGTCTCAAAATTGTTGGTCCTGAAACTGGTTAAGTGGTTTCGGTTCTAGTTTCTAAAGTTTCGGAACCGTCTTAAGCGATTCCGACTCCAATTCTCATTTTTACGAAATCGATAACCGTTGGACACCCGCTAGTTATGGTTCCAATATCGAGTATCCGGAACAGGCGGTTAACCGCAACCGGTATCGACGGCTACCTGCGTTtttctaaaaatatatatttaatttttatatttggtttttttttttttataaaaaatagggAAAAAGAACCTGCCCTTAGTTGTTTTTTGGGTTTGTGTGATTCATTCTTACAAAAAACGCAGACACCCTACACTTTCTTCTCACAATCGTAAGACGTCGACACACTTTTTATCTTTGCTCCATTCTTAGACCTCAGTCGTCTCGTCTCTCACAGTCTCACTATTTATCGTCTCTCAATTGTCTCTCACAGTCTCATTATTTCTTGTCTCTCAATTCGATTCGTTGGTTTTCTTAACTCATTCGTTTCAATGGAGTAGAAGACGACAGTGGACTCCCCCAATTTGAGTTCGTATCTCGTAATCCTCCCTCAATCTCCCGCTCACGATGTTCTCCTTGTTCAATCAAAGACTGGAGAAATCCAATCACCGACCATCGCTGCAACTACAAGTCTCCGTCTTCAAGGTCAAATTCTCAAACTGTTACCTCCATCTATTAATATCTCAATTTTTCTGTTGACTATTACCTGAAACTTCGATTATTCCATCTGTTAATATGtcgattttttttgtttattgtaaCTTGGAATTTTGAAATTACATATGTTGATTGTTACCTCCATGGTCGTTCCCATATGTTATgttcatctgttatgtgatatgttatgttcTGTAGTATGTACTCTGTAATTAAGAGTCAAAGCAATCTATATCTGATATCTTGATTTTTCAGTTGATTGTAACTTGGAATTCCGAAATTGCATATGTTAATTGTTACTTCCATGATTGTTCCCATCTGTTCTGTTCATCTGTTTTGTAATATGTTATGTTCTATAGTATGTACTCTGTACTTAAGAGTCAAACCAATCCATATCCgatatcttaatttttttttgcatataTTACATCTGGTAACTAAGATCAGTTCACTTGGTTTGTGCTTTGTTGTTTGTTGAAGATACAATAATCAAAAgttcattattttgtttttgtatacTCAAAAGTTCATTGTAATCAGAAAAAAGTAATCAAATATCTTGGTTGTTATTGATTTATTTTTGTCGCCTCAAAAGTTCATTGTTATATCTTGGTTGTTAtcaatttatttttttgaaattttaggTTTAAGAATTGAAAGTAGTCGAATTGATGTAGACTTGGATGGTGAAAGTGAGGTCGTTGAGCAAAACAAAATACCGGTAGTTGGGGACAAAAGGACATCAGATGCTTGGTGCAACTACACAGACGTTAGAGATCCAAAGACAGACAATATTGTAAAGGTGCAATGCAAACATTATTCCAGCCTCATGAAAGTTACTACAAAGAATGGTATATCATCTTTGGGTAAACATAATGTTGTATGTTTACAAAATCCTGATAgtatagataaaaaaaaacaaaagaaaattagcACTTCTAGAACAAGTCAAAGTGATGCCACCACCATTTCTAATTGGGAATTTAACCAAAATACAATCAGGGAGAACGATATTTATATGGTTACATAGTTTTTTTCAATTGTCATGACGGGAAAGTGTTTAATTCTAAAAACAAAATCGTGCTTTCTGCTCTCAGGGAGAACGATATTTATATGGtttgatttatttgtttaaacattaatactttatttttttcTTGTTTTGCTACTCTTAAAATTTTGAACACAAGTTGctacacttttaatttatttttggtttgtttACATTAAAAATTTCTTCTATACTTTACCAAAGGAGTATACATTGTACATACACATTTTGCTACTAACACTGCCAATGTTCATTCTTCTATTTCCTTTGTATGTGTTAAGACCTTCTGTTTTCCTCTCAACATTGATCTTAATTGATTAAGATCATCATGTCACTTCTTGAATGCATCATCCTCCATTGTAAGAGCTAGTTGACGCTGACTCTGCATCTTTTCTTCAACAACAACTTCCCTCTCACTAACATTGATGCACACGCTGATTGACATGTTGCTTTATGCTGATGAGACCAGATGGGGGATAACTGTGCCACTAAGCATTCCTCTGTGCACATATCTCTTCCTCCTTGAACAACCTATTTCGGTTGCAATGAGATGCAGTGGAGTTCCTGTGACCTGGTGCGACTAACTTATAGAGACGCTGTCACCACAACTCCATCACCTCAAAGATCCAAAGTGTCTTCAACAAGACAATGATCTCACCCTCTCTTCCATCAGGGATCTCAATGTATGGAACCTTTGAGTTGTGTCTTGAAGACTCtcataactcgaaggttacaaagATTGGATCCCTCTAACTCGTTGGTTACAGAGACTGGTTCATGTTATTTTGTTCTTGGTGAGCATGAAGCTTGGAATCGATCTGCAGAACCTCAACGATTAAAGGAATTCTCTCTCCTTGTTTACTTTGCATTGTGTTGTTTTTGTTGATCTTGTTTGTTCTCTTTTACAACCAAAAAATCTAGGGGTGGATATCTCAGAAAATGGAAATGCATTAATGACCATTCAATTCCAAAGATTTGATGGAACGAGTCTTTATCACCTTTATGAAAAAGTTGCACATATTTCCCTGTTTAAAATATTTTCTtgtttgattaattattttgtttGTATTCTTATATTGTGTATTATTTTGTACCATTTTGGAAAGGAATCCAATGGTGGCAACACTAAGCCTAGTATGCAATTTTTGACACATtatcgtccctagaagcatgttgttgtatgtgactAAATCTCTCTAATAAGTTTCTCATCAACTAGACCATCTGTTGATAACATTGAGTCACCCCATCACACTGACTGTCTAGCATTGTCTGAACTTTCTAAGTGACATTGCCTGGTCCAAATAAAAAAAATCGATAAAAATGTTGGGGGTGttcattttttattcaattatcTCTCACCTGACCCTGTCCCTGTAAGCATGCTTGTCGTATGCTTCAAGTCTCATGTTCTGCTGAAACATTGATCAAAACCCAATGGCTTACCCTGATTGCATACTCATCAGCGTAAGAGTTACTTGTCTGGTCCTTAAATGACAAAGGGTTGTTCATGTCCCTAACCTCCTAGTCTGAGGTACGACATGATACCATTATGATTTAACAATGCATCTTTGATTTTAGATTGCAACTTACTCCATGATACGAAAGTTTAAACCACTTCTTGTTGATGTGTTAAATTGTTAATGATTCACGCTGATTTCACCTCAGCGTGACTAAAACAATCCATTCTCTCCACAAGTCTTCTAATATAGAACTTGATGATTCACTGTGTAAAACCACACAATGATAAAATTTTGAAAGTTTGTGTCGATGGTTAGTCTATGTATCGCAggctatcacacgcaccaatccaTTCTTGCCCTTATATTCTTCTTTAAAAGCTTTATGATTCAACGTAATGTACCATACGCTGATGAGAGCGTGACAAAATATGTGTTGATGGGTATATCATCATCTGTGATATATTACACGCACCTATCCACTCTTgccatttttattataataaaagagATTTATGATTCATCGTATGACACCACACGCTGATGAGATCTCACAATACTATGTCGATGAATGATAGTTTAAACCCACACTATCAGGAGACATCACAAACTTACTGGGTGACCATCTCAAGTTACTCGTTGATTACACACGCTGATGTTCATTGTCGCTGATGACATGTTTGATGTATCTATATTATCCAAACGGTAACTTTTTGAATGACGATTAAATGGTCTATCATTATCTTAGGATACAAAATTTTTATGGCGAAGATCTCCTCAGCCGTGATTAAGTAAAAAGGAAGAAATCTTTTGGGTATAAAGTAGGAATTCTCCGCTCTAGGTCAATTTTACAAGCAATTAAGAGCAATTAATTGACACTCTCTCTAAAAAAGACTCCCAATCATCATCTTCCTCAAAGCTTTCACCATGTCAAAGTCTCTATATGAATTTTTACCCAACTCTAATGTCATCAAAGGTCCTCATGCTCCCGAATCTATCATCATCATTCAGTTCTCGGATGAAATTCCAAAGCAGTTTGCAAACTCAGGAATCAAAAATTTTGTCAACTATGTCAAAAGATACCCTCTTCGATATGCATTTTGTGACTTTCCTGATCCGTTCTACCCTAAACAAGTATGTGAATTCTATTATTCATGCTCTGTTGATTCTGATGCTCGAACCATTACTAGAACCATTAGAGATGGTCAATATAGGGTTACCATTGATGTTGAATCCTTTCGAACTGCTCTTCGTCTCCCTCGATTTGAAAGTTAATCTAAAACTCCATCCGAAGATAGTTGCAAATATGTTCGTGAAAAATTAGGGTATAACTTCAATCTTCCAAGCCTTATTCGCGATCCATACAAGAACACTCTTCATCAATGTTTTAATGTAGGGCGGAAGTACTTAGCAGGTGTGATTGGCAAATGTCTTGGACACAAGATTGAGAGTCTGGATCAACTGAATCTCTTTGAGCAAAGGATTTTATACTCCATCATTTACGACAAAAGAATGGACTTTGCTCAAATTTTTCTTGATCAAGCGATTGATTGCATTACTGGAAACAAGAAGCCATTGAATGTTCCTTATCCTCGTTGGCTTGGTCTGATATTGTCTCAAGAAGAAGGCTATGTTGAATGTCATGGAATTATTATTCCAATTCCTACCCTTTCCTTAAAATTTATCAATGTTGCTCCATCTAAAGGTGGCTTGCCTATTACAACAAGGATGCAAAAATGGATTGAACAACCTTATATGGTTGAAGCCTCAGACTTTGAAGAAGaaattgatgatgatgatgataataatgatgatgatgatgttggtaatAAAGAAGGGACTAATGAGGAAGAAGACGTTGATAAAGATGAAGAAGAATCAACCACTGACAAAGGAGAAGGGTTTGCTCAGGGAATGGACTCTCCCCCAAGGATGAACAAGCACATTCGTTTTTCAACTACTTATTCATCCTCTTCCTCTGTTGATGACATTGTACCTCGTGGGTCAACCCCTCCTATTGGAGATACTACTAAGCCAATGATCCAAGACGAACTTTCTCTAAAACCGTCTCCTTCTCCTCAAGCTGATAATGTTCCTCAAGCTAAGATGGTTCCCCTACGCCAACACCCATTACTACTGTTGCTCTTCATCAGGGTGATTAGGAAGCATCCAAATCCAACTTTCAAAATGTTGTGCTTTCCCAACTCTCTCTAATTATGCAAATTACTCAGTCAATGGATAGAAGGTTAACAAAAGTTGAAAGGGATGTGGCCATAATGAAGCGATGTATGGCTttaggtgatgatgatgatatggttGTTGATGACACCCCTCCAAGCTCTCCAGGTGATCAACTTCCTCCACCTCCAACTCCATTAAAAAATCTTCCTCCACCATCCTATCCCCCTCCGAGCACTCCTCCTCCTTACTCTCATCCCCAATTTGATGCTGCAAAAAAGGGGGAGAATAATCAAAAGGGTACCTAACCAACACAAAAGCAGGTGGTGATTGCATCTCAGCTTGAGATGAATGGAAGGGTTAAATTTGAAGTTGATCCTCAAAAGCAGATTGTTGTTGTTAATATTTCAAACGCTGATGCTGATGTAACAACTGATAATTGGCCCACTCCTGACTCTGGTGATCAATCAGACACCGAAGACTATGAAGGGTTTCTTGATCTTGGCTTTATGCCACAAGTTGTTGTACCTATTGTTCCTTTGAGTGATGTCTACCCTGACTCTTATTTTAAAGGAAAGGTTCCTCAAGGAACTGATAGTGATATTAACTAGAAGCTCTTCTACTGCTACTGGTGATCTTTCAACATCTCCTcctaaaaagaaaagcaaactcatcTTTGATCTAAATGAATTAGCGAAAACATGGAGTTTACCCATTGAGGAAGTTAGAGAAATAATGGTAGAATATAATGTTTCTGTTTgtcaaaagaaagaaaaaagaaaagcaTAATGTCTATCTACCAAAGTTGCTCAAGCTTTTGCCTCTGCTGATGAGAATGAAAATATGCAAAGAACTGATAATCAGGccaagaaatattaaataataatgtgGAGAGAAAACACATTGTTTAAGACTTGAATGACCAGATTGATAGTAAGAAGTTTGGAGATGTCTTACTCGCAGGTCAAAGCCTGAGCCTATCATCAAAGTGAGATGCCAAACCGAGGAATGAGTCACTGAAGCTTCACTTGGTTAGAATGAAAACAAAATATGAATACACTGAAGTTATTTATGCTCACGAGCTAGTTAAATTTGGCTACAACGAGGGATACAAATTCAAGAAATCATCGACAAACACAAGGGTATTCATGCTCAAGAAGTGAAGTTGACAATTCAGCAGCTGCTGAACAAAGTTAAGAAGTTAAACCTTGTGCCATCCGCTGGTCCATCTAGACCATCCTCACCAGGAAGAACAGGTGCTCCCAAACAGTCCAAGAATACCAGTTTTCTTCTTCCTTATGGCACTAGGTACATCAACAACAAATTTTCGGCGGGTGTTGAACCAGCTCGGTATAAGTTCATTCCATAACCGGAGCATGGCATTTTCTATCTTGATAGTCAAAATTAGATGTGATTTCAACGCACTGATGATCTTCCTTTTGCTCCCACTGAACATTTGTTTCATATTCGCATGGAAGGATCTAGTCACTATGAGTTGGAAAGAGGATATCATGTACTAATATCTCTGGCGTTGACTCGAAGATTAAAAGAACTTAAAGTTGATAAATTCAGATGGATTAAGCCTGAGAACTTACgtgaagttgaaaagttttacATTGGTTCTTTTGATGACTCTAAAGAAGATTATTTTAACATCATCAGATAGGAGAGATTATAAGGTCagaccttatgatctgatgagtcaaacactctacCACTATTTGTCAGCGTTAACATCAAGTATATCGACAATGCCAACATATCAAGCTTATCAGTGTTAGCGTATAGCATAGCTTTTCtatgtaatcttttgtatattaggtaatgatatagaCAAGTATAGAGTAAATCACAGATCCGATATCTTTGTGATAAGATCGGTTTAGTATAGATTAGATGCAATCCCTTGAATCATGGGATTGAtatgtatagattagtatatatacaacattaggGCGAACCCTAATGTTGTAATCGTGGCTTTGTGTTAATAATCTTTGTGACAAAACCATCTTCCTGGTGAGGACAAAAcatctttcttggtgaaagaaacAATTTGGAGAACTCTTTGTGTCTTTtaaattttgttctttttttagTTGTTTAAGTTTCTTTTTAGtctttatacttgaagtgtatccgatcgatacaaaccttcagtAGTGTGTCTTTATATGAGGTTTGGTATGATGACTCTCCGATTTGAGGATACTGAAGTGGTCTGTTAGTGAACTGTGGTGAGTGAGCGACCAAGGCAAGTGGTCCACCAAGATCCATGTAGTCTTTCATCACTATAGACTCTCGAGCTTCAAGTTCACCATAGAGTTTGTATAGCGAAAGGGTTTTGATCTTGCTATCTCCTTTAACTATCATCTTCGCCATACTCCATTGCTTTCCCGAACCATTTAGGAACTACATATTTGATTCATGATCACTTTGAGTAATACCTGCATTTGAGAGTTTGGTGACGATGAGGTTGAATATTTTAAAGGAATCATCAAGACTTTCTCCAGGgagagctttgaagttgttgaaatcATTCAAGGTTATGGTAATCTTCTTGTCTTGAACTTGTTTAATTCCTTCATACAGATTCTTAAgaatatcccatatttcttttgcagaTTTGTAGTTAATAATAAGATCAAAGCTGTCAGGAtgaact
The genomic region above belongs to Lactuca sativa cultivar Salinas chromosome 4, Lsat_Salinas_v11, whole genome shotgun sequence and contains:
- the LOC111879896 gene encoding transcription factor MYB88 isoform X1, whose translation is MQNMKKKACDSTSSSNNNNSSGDGEAQKQKERHIVSWSQEEDDILREQIGIHGIDNWAIVASKFKDKTTRQCRRRWFTYLNSDFKKGGWSQEEDMLLCEAQKIFGNRWTEIAKVVSGRTDNAVKNRFSTLCKKRAKNEAMAKENNTCYITPNNKRTRFQNGQNEDRVLEPSMPLSKMRRKHIPDTTEESHNINTLTTQVHPKSEEVSKDGTFLKKDDPKIIALLQQAELLSSLALKVTLEKTEESYEKACKAVEDFLKKTKESDVVGVNNSMSDMDIRSCDEGSQQSWRQPDLYQGSPESSEYSTGSTALSQVIEKICGKNIITPDSTTNLDVLASCDECENDVGGICPLPNSQFNSPLQVTPLFRSMAAGIPSPQFSESERNFLLKTLGMESTPPPKPGIRTSQPPPCKRALLHCL
- the LOC111879896 gene encoding transcription factor MYB124 isoform X2, whose translation is MQNMKKKACDSTSSSNNNNSSGDGEAQKQKERHIVSWSQEEDDILREQIGIHGIDNWAIVASKFKDKTTRQCRRRWFTYLNSDFKKGGWSQEEDMLLCEAQKIFGNRWTEIAKVVSGRTDNAVKNRFSTLCKKRAKNEAMAKENNTCYITPNNKRTRFQNGQNEDRVLEPSMPLSKMRRKHIPDTTEESHNINTLTTQVHPKSEEVSKDGTFLKKDDPKIIALLQQAELLSSLALKVTLEKTEESYEKACKAVEDFLKKTKESDVVGVNNSMSDMDIRSCDEGSQQSWRQPDLYQGSPESSEYSTGSTALSQVIEKICGKNIITPDSTTNLGKFCYTG